In Tessaracoccus sp. MC1865, the DNA window GAGTTGGAGGCGCTCACCGACGGCGTGGTCCCGTGGGACGGCGCGAGCCAGGACCTCCTCGCGCTGCAGGCGTCGCGCCTGCGGCAGATCGCAGCCGATCTCGACGATGTGTCCCGTGCCGAGGAGGGTCGCTTCACCCTCGAGACGCAGCCCCAGGCGGTCCGGGACCTGGTGGCCGCCGCCGTCGTTTCACTGGCGCACAGGTTCGAGGAGAAGGGAGTCGCCCTGACCGCTGACGACACGACCGCCGTCGTCCTGGCCGATGCGCAGCGGGTGGGACAGATCCTCGCCAACCTGCTGGGCAACGCACTGCGGCACACCGCAGCCGGCGGGCACGTCACCATCTCGACGGCCGCGCTCCCCGGCAATGTCCAGATCCGGGTCACCGACACCGGAGACGGGCTCACGCCCGACCAGTTGGCCAAGGTGTTCGACCGTTTCTACCGGACGGACACGGCCCGGAGCCGCGATGCGGCCGGCTCCGGCATCGGGCTCACCATCGCCCGGAGCCTGGCCCTGGCGCACGGCGGGTCGCTGACCGCGACCAGTGCTGGGCCCGGACAAGGGTCGACGTTCACGCTCACCCTGCCGGCTGCCGTCGAGGATTGACCGCAGCCGCCGATGCCGGCCCGCCCGACGTGCTGTCGCGCGCCGGGGTGCATGGCAGACTGGCGCTCATGTGGCACGCAGCAGTCATCACCGAACTGCGCGACTTCCTGCGCGCCTCCCTGGCAGAGCCGGTCACGGCCCACGTCCCCGAAGAACCGCGCGTGCTACGGCGCCGCCGCATCGTCGCCGGGCTCGGCTACGCCGTCGGCACCATCGCGTTGGCGGCAACTTTGCGCATTGAGGCCGGCGACGACCTTTTCTACCCGGCGGCGCTCGGGCTCGCGGCAGTCTGGGGGGTGGGGGCCCTGGTGGCGGGGCCGCTGCGGCTCGGCTCGGCCCGTACCCGTGCGGGGGGCGTGACCACCCCCGTCATCCAACCCTTCGCGCTCGGGGCGCTGCTCGTGGTCCTCTTCCTCGCCGGCGCAGCGGTCGTGGCGGGCATCCCCCTACTGCGGGAGCCCGTGGACGACCTCCTCGACCACGCCCGCTACGGGTCGCTGCCCATCGTGCTCGCCCTCACACTGCTCAACGGGGTCGTGGAGGAGTTGTACTTCCGCGGCGCCCTCTTCTCGGCCTTCGCCCCGCGCCATGCCGTCGCGGGCACAACCGTGCTCTGCACCCTGACCACCATCGGCTCCGGCGTGCCGTTGCTCGTGCTGGCGGCCGCGGTGCTCGGGTTCGTGACCGCGCTGCAACGCCGCGTCACCGGCGGCGTGCTCGCGCCCATCATCACGCACATCACCTGGTCCACCGGCATGCTCCTGCTGCTCCCCACCGTTCTACAGATCTCGAGGTAACCCGACATGACCACCGAAGCGTCCCCACCCGCAGACCGCACCGCGCTCGTGACCGGCGCCACCGGCTACATCGGCGGCCTCCTCACCCAACGCCTCCTCGACGAGGGGTGGCGGGTACGTGTGCTCACCCGCCACAAGGAAGGCATCGAACGGCAGACGTGGGGACAACGCGTGGAGATCGCCGAAGGCAACGCGGACTCTCCCGACGACCTCGCCACCGCGTTCGAGGGAGTGCAGACGGCCTACTACCTCATCCACTCGATGGGTCAGGCCGACGACTTCGCGGCGCGCGACCGGGCCCTGGCCCAGACGTTCGGCGACGCGGCGGCCCGGGCGGGCGTGCGCCGCATCGTCTACCTCAGCGGTCTCCACCCCGACGGTGAACTGTCACCGCACCTCGCGTCCCGCGTGGAGGTGGGCGACATCCTCCTGGCGTCCGGAGTGCCCACGGCCGTCATCCAGGCCGCCGTCGTCGTCGGCAACGGGTCGGTGTCCTTCGACATGCTCCGCTATCTCGCGGAACGTCTCCCGGTGATGGTGGCGCCGAAGTGGCTGAACAACCGCATCCAGCCGATCGCCATCGACGACGTCCTCCACTACCTCGTGGGCGCCGCCGATCTGCCCGATGACGTGAACCGCACCTTCGATGTCGGCGGCCCCGAGGTACTCACCTACGCCGACATGCTGCAGCGGTTCTCCGCGGTGACGGGCCTCCGGCACCGACTCATCGTGACGCTGCCGGTCCTGACCCCGCACCTCGCCAGCCTGTGGATCGGGCTGGTGACCCCCCTCGATGTGGGGGTGGCCAAACCCCTGATCGGCAGTCTCGTCCATGAGGTCTTCTGCCGGGAGAACGACATCGACCGCTACGTGCCGGCACCCGACGGTGGCCTCACCGACTTCGACGACGCCGTGCGCGCCGCCATGGTGGAGGCCCCGGCGGACCACGCCCTGCGGAACGTCGCGGCGGTGGCCGCAGCCCTCACGGTCCTGGCGACCGCAGCGTTCCTCGCGATGCGAAACTGACGCCCGGCGATGCGACTCTGGTCCCTCACCCCCTCGCTGCTCGACAGGCAGGGCCTCACCGCCGCGTGGCGGGAGGCGCTCCTCGCGCAGAAGGTGCTGGCCGGCGGCACGAAGGGCTACGTGCACCATCCACAACTCGTGCGGTTCCGGTCCACCGCCGAACCGTTGTCGGCGATGGCGGCCTTTCTCGACGGCATCGCCGACGCCGCCACTGAGCGCGGCTACACCTTTGACCGCACGCGGATCCTCAACGTGCCCCGCACGGCGGACGTGATCGACGTCACAGACGGCCAGGTGGCGTTCGAATGGCAGCACCTACTGGCGAAGCTCGCCGCCCGCAGCCCGGAGGTGCACCGCAGCCTCACTGACGTGCAGCCGACGGTGCATAGGCTCTTCCGGGTGGTGCATGGGGGAGTCGAAGCATGGGAGCGGGCCGCAGGCTCGCCAGCTTCACGTTGACCCCGGGCGACGACTGGATCATGGGTGCGCTGTCCGGTTCCGGCAGCCCCACCCAGCGCAGTGGCGCGGTGAGCTCGCCGTCGACGGTGGCGCGGTGCAGCGGCCACGGCTGGTGCTCCACGGGCGTCTGCCACATGATGCCGCGGCGGTGGAACGCGGTGAACCGCCCCGTGAGCGTGTCCACCAGCGGGGTGCGCTCCTTTTCCGTCAGCGGTGCTCCCACCTCGACGGTGGCGGTGAACCAGTCCTTGACCCGCGGGCCGAGGAGCCCCGGGGCGCCGAAGCGGTAGTCGATCCGGGGCCACGCCGTCCGCACCTCCGAGTTCGACACCCAGTAGGGCAGGCCGATCGTGCGCAGCGCCAACGCGAACGAGGACCGTGCCACCAGCATCCCGAGGAACCAGATGCCCTCGCTGCCGTCGGGCGCGGTCACGTAGGCGCGGACGTTGAGTTCGGCGAAGGCCTTCCATCCGGGAACCACGGGCATGCCGGGCCCGCGCACGTTGGCCATCCGGAACGGGATGACGCCAATCCAGGTGACGCCGCCCCACTGTTGGACGCGGAGCCCGGGGGGCAGGAGCCGCTGCACCAGATCCGGCGGGTAGTCCCAGTGCAGGAACGTCGTGTCCTGCCAGTCCTGGAGGTTCACGGGGGTGTGGAGGGGCATGTCGGGCAATCGGCCACTCATGTCTGCGTTCCTTCCGCGTCTCGGTGGGTGGAGCCCTGACTCGTCGCCTCGACGAACGCGCGAAGCGCGAGCTCCTCCTCGTCGGTCAACCCGGCGCGTCGGGGCTCGGTTCGGATGTCCTCATAGGCGAGGGCGGCCGCGAGCGTCTCGCGGAGGGGGCGTGTGCGCAGGCCCTGTCCACGGGCCTTCTCGCTGTCGAGCGTCGCCGCGTAGCGCCAGGCCGGGTCGTCCACCCAGAGAGGGAGCGATCGGGGACCGGCCCACGGTGCGATGCCGGCTTCGACGAGGGTGGCGTCGTCCACCATCCGCGGGACCGCGGGGCTGCCTGAGATGTCGCGGGACAGTTCGTACACCTCAGCCAGGGTCGTGCTCACCCCTGCGGCGTTGAACGTGCCGTTCACAGGGTGGGCGGCGCAGTGCACGATCCAGTCGGCAAGGTCGCGCACGTCGATGAGTGCCGTCGGGAAAGTGGGATCCGGCACGAGCACGTCTGGGCCGGTGGGGTGGGCGAAGCGCCACGGGTAGTAGCCCGAGCGGCCGGACACGTCGCCCTCGCCGCCGATGAGGCCGGCCCTGATGATGGTGTGGTTGGGCGAGCGTCGTCGGTAGGCCTCCTCGCAGGTGACCTTCGCCGGCCCGTACTGCGTCATCTCTGTCATCCGGTCCGCCTCGAGGGGCGCGTGGACCTCCGCCGCCTCGTCCTGCTCGGGCGAGTCGAACCGCGTGTAGACGCTGCCCGTCGAGACGAACACCCAGCGGCGGGCGTCCAGGTCGCGGGCTGCCCGGCGGGCGTGCCCCGGGTCGCTCGCCAGATCGATCACGGCGTCCCAGCCTGTGGGGGACACGACCGACAGCGCGTCGTCGTCGTTCCGATCCTCACGCACCAGTTCGGCCCCGCGGGGCACCGGTCCGTTGCCGCGGGCCAGGCAGGTCACGTCGCAGCCCTTCAGTAGCGCTTCCGCCACGACGGCGCGGCCGAGGAATCCGGTGCCTCCGAGGATCAGCAACTTCATCTTGTGGCGTCACCCGGCTCCAGGACGCGATCCTCGGCCCACGCCGCCCGGACCGATGATGGAGATGCTGGCCATGAGCGTTCCTTCCGGGGGAGTCGACGCCCGCCCGCGGGCCGGCGATGCGCTCAAACTAACACCGATCCAGACCCGGGAGAAGGGTTCGACAGGCTCCGTCCCGGGGTGCACGGCGCGCCCGGGGAGAGTGCTCGTGACTCACGCGAAGCGGACGAAGGCCTTGATCGGGTGCGCCACGTCCGCGATCTCAGTGAGGCCGAGCGACTCGTAGAAGTTCCGCTGCCCCGGCTGGTCATCGGTGATGAGCACCTGCCGGCGCACGTCGCCGAACGGCTCCAGGATGCGCTCGAACAGGCGCCTGCCGATGCCCGTGCGCTGGTGCGCGGGATCTACGAGGATGTCCTGCAGGTAGACGATGGTCAGGCCGTCGCCGACGACGCGAGCAAGGCCGACGAGTTGGCCGTCCTCGCGGGCACACACGACCCGCAGCGAGCGGCTCACCGCGTCGTACAGGCGTTCGGGATCCGTGGTGTACACACTCCATCCGACGCTGTCGTAGAGCGTCACGAGCTCCTCCCTGGTGGGGAGGTCGTGCTCGGTCAACTCGATCGCCGTCATGAATCAAGCGTAGTCAGCACCCGGGCCACTCTTCGGCGCCGACGGCGGAATGGACACCACGGAACAACCGCCTAGAATTCCGCGCATGAGCAACCTGGACGGAATCTGGAACCGCGC includes these proteins:
- a CDS encoding cell wall metabolism sensor histidine kinase WalK yields the protein MSRAAVLGRLRWGTRAFLTQAMVVTAGLLAAALVAGVVGPPLFHGHLLQLGHTEGSPEMRHVEQAFMEAGLTSLGAGFLVALGVATGLAWLETRRLRRPLDELTAASERLEVGDYHARVPIGGTSREFDAVAEAFNAMAGRLDSVESSRRRLLSDVAHELRTPLATLTAELEALTDGVVPWDGASQDLLALQASRLRQIAADLDDVSRAEEGRFTLETQPQAVRDLVAAAVVSLAHRFEEKGVALTADDTTAVVLADAQRVGQILANLLGNALRHTAAGGHVTISTAALPGNVQIRVTDTGDGLTPDQLAKVFDRFYRTDTARSRDAAGSGIGLTIARSLALAHGGSLTATSAGPGQGSTFTLTLPAAVED
- a CDS encoding CPBP family intramembrane glutamic endopeptidase, giving the protein MWHAAVITELRDFLRASLAEPVTAHVPEEPRVLRRRRIVAGLGYAVGTIALAATLRIEAGDDLFYPAALGLAAVWGVGALVAGPLRLGSARTRAGGVTTPVIQPFALGALLVVLFLAGAAVVAGIPLLREPVDDLLDHARYGSLPIVLALTLLNGVVEELYFRGALFSAFAPRHAVAGTTVLCTLTTIGSGVPLLVLAAAVLGFVTALQRRVTGGVLAPIITHITWSTGMLLLLPTVLQISR
- a CDS encoding NmrA family NAD(P)-binding protein, with product MTTEASPPADRTALVTGATGYIGGLLTQRLLDEGWRVRVLTRHKEGIERQTWGQRVEIAEGNADSPDDLATAFEGVQTAYYLIHSMGQADDFAARDRALAQTFGDAAARAGVRRIVYLSGLHPDGELSPHLASRVEVGDILLASGVPTAVIQAAVVVGNGSVSFDMLRYLAERLPVMVAPKWLNNRIQPIAIDDVLHYLVGAADLPDDVNRTFDVGGPEVLTYADMLQRFSAVTGLRHRLIVTLPVLTPHLASLWIGLVTPLDVGVAKPLIGSLVHEVFCRENDIDRYVPAPDGGLTDFDDAVRAAMVEAPADHALRNVAAVAAALTVLATAAFLAMRN
- a CDS encoding pyrimidine dimer DNA glycosylase/endonuclease V, translated to MRLWSLTPSLLDRQGLTAAWREALLAQKVLAGGTKGYVHHPQLVRFRSTAEPLSAMAAFLDGIADAATERGYTFDRTRILNVPRTADVIDVTDGQVAFEWQHLLAKLAARSPEVHRSLTDVQPTVHRLFRVVHGGVEAWERAAGSPASR
- a CDS encoding YqjF family protein: MSGRLPDMPLHTPVNLQDWQDTTFLHWDYPPDLVQRLLPPGLRVQQWGGVTWIGVIPFRMANVRGPGMPVVPGWKAFAELNVRAYVTAPDGSEGIWFLGMLVARSSFALALRTIGLPYWVSNSEVRTAWPRIDYRFGAPGLLGPRVKDWFTATVEVGAPLTEKERTPLVDTLTGRFTAFHRRGIMWQTPVEHQPWPLHRATVDGELTAPLRWVGLPEPDSAPMIQSSPGVNVKLASLRPAPMLRLPHAPPGRAYAPSAARQ
- a CDS encoding NAD-dependent epimerase/dehydratase family protein — protein: MKLLILGGTGFLGRAVVAEALLKGCDVTCLARGNGPVPRGAELVREDRNDDDALSVVSPTGWDAVIDLASDPGHARRAARDLDARRWVFVSTGSVYTRFDSPEQDEAAEVHAPLEADRMTEMTQYGPAKVTCEEAYRRRSPNHTIIRAGLIGGEGDVSGRSGYYPWRFAHPTGPDVLVPDPTFPTALIDVRDLADWIVHCAAHPVNGTFNAAGVSTTLAEVYELSRDISGSPAVPRMVDDATLVEAGIAPWAGPRSLPLWVDDPAWRYAATLDSEKARGQGLRTRPLRETLAAALAYEDIRTEPRRAGLTDEEELALRAFVEATSQGSTHRDAEGTQT
- a CDS encoding GNAT family N-acetyltransferase, whose amino-acid sequence is MTAIELTEHDLPTREELVTLYDSVGWSVYTTDPERLYDAVSRSLRVVCAREDGQLVGLARVVGDGLTIVYLQDILVDPAHQRTGIGRRLFERILEPFGDVRRQVLITDDQPGQRNFYESLGLTEIADVAHPIKAFVRFA